A region of Streptomyces paludis DNA encodes the following proteins:
- a CDS encoding DJ-1/PfpI family protein, whose translation MSRARRVVRRTGWALMGTVLSVASFAGIAFAGVNASMADSFAPAPDVRSLPQARAVPQGRITVAVAVSNEGSVTTDVLAPYQVFAESEKFFVYTVAAERRVSPMSGGAHLLPDHTLAEVESGTLPEPDVVVVPAVTAPAADEEQPLRRWIVERHRKGAHVLGVCAGSELLAASGLLDGRDATSFWSNIASLERDYPQVHWKRGERYVEDKRVTTTAGITSGTVGALKVVEEMAGRSEAARIGADLSYPGWTPDGPTAIPANHLAIGDLPYALNAAFPWLRPTTGIGLVDGVGEIDAAAAFEAYGGVSFATRTVVLGSRDTVTTRHGLVLVTRAATGGTHGVDRFVVPGVTGPEAVTAPLRTWARRNGLAVELPGGGKRPAEFGFDPVLRDLAAHADRRTALVTAKFSEYPSAHLELSGDTWPWRATLLAAGAVLLSTAAGFAPTAIRRTVRRRRTT comes from the coding sequence ATGAGCAGAGCCCGCCGGGTGGTACGCCGCACCGGCTGGGCCCTGATGGGCACGGTGCTGTCCGTGGCATCGTTCGCCGGTATCGCCTTCGCGGGGGTGAACGCGTCCATGGCCGACAGCTTCGCCCCCGCCCCCGACGTCCGGTCCCTGCCACAGGCCCGGGCGGTGCCGCAGGGCCGTATCACGGTGGCGGTGGCCGTCAGCAACGAAGGCTCCGTGACCACCGACGTCCTGGCGCCCTACCAGGTGTTCGCCGAGTCGGAGAAGTTCTTCGTCTACACCGTCGCCGCCGAGCGCCGCGTCTCCCCGATGTCCGGCGGCGCGCACCTGCTCCCCGACCACACCCTGGCGGAAGTGGAGAGTGGCACACTGCCGGAGCCCGATGTGGTGGTCGTGCCGGCGGTCACCGCCCCCGCCGCCGACGAGGAGCAGCCGCTGCGCCGGTGGATCGTCGAACGCCACCGCAAGGGCGCCCATGTCCTCGGTGTCTGCGCGGGCTCTGAACTGCTGGCCGCCTCCGGCCTGCTGGACGGCCGCGACGCGACCTCCTTCTGGTCCAACATCGCCTCCCTGGAACGCGATTACCCCCAGGTGCACTGGAAACGCGGCGAACGGTACGTCGAGGACAAGCGGGTGACCACCACCGCGGGCATCACCTCCGGCACCGTCGGCGCCCTGAAGGTCGTCGAGGAAATGGCGGGCAGAAGCGAGGCCGCCCGTATCGGCGCGGACCTGTCGTACCCGGGCTGGACCCCGGACGGGCCCACCGCGATCCCGGCCAACCACCTGGCGATCGGCGACCTTCCCTACGCGCTCAACGCCGCCTTCCCCTGGCTGCGCCCCACCACCGGTATCGGCCTGGTCGACGGTGTCGGCGAGATCGACGCCGCAGCGGCCTTCGAGGCGTACGGCGGGGTGTCCTTCGCGACACGCACGGTCGTCCTCGGCTCCCGCGACACCGTCACCACCCGCCACGGACTGGTCCTCGTCACCCGCGCGGCAACCGGCGGCACCCACGGGGTGGACCGCTTCGTCGTCCCCGGCGTCACCGGCCCCGAAGCCGTCACCGCACCACTGCGCACCTGGGCACGGCGCAACGGACTCGCCGTCGAGCTACCCGGCGGGGGAAAGCGGCCCGCGGAGTTCGGCTTCGACCCGGTACTGCGCGACCTGGCCGCACACGCCGACCGCCGGACAGCCCTGGTCACCGCGAAGTTCTCCGAATACCCCTCCGCCCACCTGGAACTGTCCGGCGACACCTGGCCCTGGCGCGCCACACTGCTGGCCGCGGGAGCCGTACTGCTGAGCACCGCCGCCGGATTCGCACCGACAGCGATACGCCGGACGGTGCGCCGCCGCAGGACAACCTGA
- a CDS encoding ABC transporter permease yields MSALGTAVRSGVARRRVQTLVIGLITMTAVAASVLGGTLLAVSGAPFDDAFARQRGAHLTIEYDAGRASAGQLAPSADARGVSAAAGPYRTATVSPRPVSGMPAWPMTVAGRDRPGKGVDVLTLTDGRWPSGPGEIVLSADAALFPVLGTRLAFTGLAGDPRLKVVGVARSVTRTADAWVVPAQMAALTAPGSGGYQMLYRFDGADTAARIAAGRAAVTADLPPGAARGEQSWLTVRKSAERETALYVPFLIAFGVLGLVMSVLVVGNVVASAVGTATRRIGILKAVGFTPAQVVRAYVGQALVPAAVGTALGVPAGHLLAVPVLAGTGEVYGSPTPGVAPWVDLTVIAGMLALVTATAWASAWRAGRLRTADALAVGRTAAAGRGSWAVRRSVRLAGRLPLPRPLGLPVALGLARPFARPARALMMGTAVLFGTVAVTFTVGMGASLGEVAKARAHDAADVTVAAPPPRTGPGGPAPEAPGARPDAERPAADPAEVAAVIGANSGTGKHYSAGTARATVSGVPGTTAVTAFTGDASWGGYTMVSGRWFDRPGEAVVPTGFLAATGTGTGDTVTLNGLGDPVTVRIVGEVLDPRYDGMRVFTDAANLTAAPADLADISHHIAVMSGTDVGSYVESLNKELTPLHVTAMAGGPDRGSGMIVTLNALSALLTLMLVAVAALGVLGGVLLDTRERVRELGIHKALGMTPRQTVAMVLTSVALTGLAAGTAGVPLGVALHGRVIPAMADSAGLRLPDSVLAVYDGAHLLPLTLGGLLIATLGALPPACWAARARTTTALRTE; encoded by the coding sequence ATGAGCGCGCTCGGCACGGCGGTGCGCTCGGGGGTGGCACGTCGCCGCGTACAGACGCTGGTGATCGGGCTCATCACGATGACGGCGGTGGCCGCCTCCGTGCTCGGCGGCACGCTCCTCGCGGTCTCCGGCGCCCCCTTCGACGACGCCTTCGCCCGGCAGCGCGGCGCGCATCTGACCATCGAGTACGACGCGGGCAGGGCCAGCGCCGGACAGCTGGCCCCGTCCGCGGACGCGCGCGGTGTGAGCGCCGCGGCCGGACCGTACCGTACGGCCACGGTCAGCCCGCGGCCCGTCAGCGGCATGCCCGCGTGGCCGATGACCGTGGCGGGCCGGGACCGTCCCGGCAAGGGAGTTGACGTACTGACGCTGACAGACGGGCGGTGGCCCAGCGGCCCCGGCGAGATCGTGCTGTCCGCCGATGCCGCGCTCTTCCCGGTCCTCGGCACACGGCTCGCCTTCACCGGGCTGGCCGGCGACCCGCGGCTGAAGGTGGTCGGGGTGGCCCGCTCGGTCACCCGGACCGCGGACGCCTGGGTGGTGCCCGCCCAGATGGCCGCGCTCACCGCGCCCGGCAGCGGCGGCTATCAGATGCTCTACCGCTTCGATGGCGCGGACACGGCCGCGCGGATCGCGGCGGGCCGGGCGGCCGTGACGGCGGACCTGCCGCCGGGCGCGGCCCGTGGCGAACAGTCCTGGCTCACCGTCAGGAAGAGCGCCGAGCGCGAGACCGCCCTCTACGTGCCGTTCCTCATCGCGTTCGGGGTTCTGGGCCTGGTCATGTCCGTACTCGTCGTCGGCAATGTCGTCGCGTCGGCCGTCGGCACGGCGACCCGCCGGATCGGCATCCTCAAGGCCGTCGGCTTCACCCCGGCCCAGGTCGTCCGCGCCTACGTCGGCCAGGCGCTGGTCCCGGCCGCCGTCGGCACGGCGCTCGGGGTCCCGGCCGGGCATCTGCTCGCCGTACCCGTACTGGCCGGGACCGGAGAGGTCTACGGCTCCCCGACCCCGGGCGTCGCCCCCTGGGTCGACCTGACGGTGATCGCCGGAATGCTTGCTCTGGTCACGGCGACCGCGTGGGCGAGCGCCTGGCGCGCCGGGCGGCTCCGTACGGCCGACGCGCTCGCCGTCGGGCGTACCGCGGCGGCGGGACGCGGCAGCTGGGCGGTCCGCCGGTCGGTCCGCCTGGCCGGCCGGCTGCCGCTGCCGAGGCCGCTCGGCCTGCCGGTCGCCCTGGGGCTGGCCCGGCCCTTCGCGCGGCCCGCCCGCGCGCTGATGATGGGGACCGCGGTGCTGTTCGGCACGGTCGCCGTCACCTTCACCGTGGGGATGGGCGCCTCGCTCGGCGAGGTGGCGAAGGCCAGGGCGCATGACGCCGCCGATGTGACGGTGGCCGCGCCGCCGCCGAGGACCGGGCCCGGCGGACCGGCCCCCGAGGCCCCCGGCGCGCGGCCCGACGCCGAGCGGCCCGCCGCCGATCCGGCGGAGGTCGCGGCCGTGATCGGGGCCAACTCCGGGACCGGGAAGCACTACAGCGCCGGAACGGCCCGGGCGACCGTCTCCGGCGTCCCCGGCACCACCGCCGTGACCGCCTTCACCGGCGACGCGTCCTGGGGCGGCTACACGATGGTCTCCGGCCGCTGGTTCGACCGGCCCGGCGAGGCCGTGGTCCCGACCGGCTTCCTGGCCGCCACCGGCACCGGGACCGGGGACACCGTCACCCTGAACGGCCTGGGCGATCCCGTCACGGTCCGGATCGTCGGCGAGGTCCTCGACCCGCGCTACGACGGCATGCGGGTCTTCACCGACGCGGCGAACCTCACCGCCGCACCCGCGGACCTGGCGGACATCAGCCACCACATCGCGGTCATGTCCGGTACGGACGTGGGCAGTTATGTCGAGTCGCTGAACAAGGAACTGACCCCGCTGCACGTCACCGCGATGGCCGGCGGCCCCGACCGCGGCAGCGGCATGATCGTCACCCTCAACGCCCTGTCCGCGCTCCTGACCCTGATGCTCGTCGCGGTCGCCGCGCTCGGCGTGCTGGGCGGTGTCCTGCTCGACACCCGCGAACGCGTCCGGGAACTCGGCATCCACAAAGCGCTCGGCATGACCCCCCGGCAGACCGTCGCAATGGTCCTCACCTCGGTAGCACTGACCGGCCTGGCCGCGGGCACCGCGGGCGTACCGCTCGGCGTGGCCCTGCACGGCCGGGTCATCCCCGCGATGGCCGACAGCGCCGGGCTCCGCCTCCCCGACTCCGTCCTCGCCGTGTACGACGGAGCCCACCTGCTGCCACTCACCCTCGGCGGCCTGCTCATCGCCACCCTGGGCGCCCTGCCCCCGGCCTGCTGGGCCGCCAGAGCCAGAACCACGACAGCCCTGCGCACCGAATGA
- a CDS encoding GlxA family transcriptional regulator: protein MSDTRNGRVIVLVLPEVNLLDLGGPVQVFDTAAQLGAGYRLEYAAETESVRSAQGLRLAGLSPLPTTRAERGDLVLVPGPRLTGSDRLVPPAAVRWVRDAFAAGARLASVCTGAAVLGEAGLLDGRACTTHWSLTAAMRERYPAARVREAALYVHDGRISTSAGVSSGIDLALSLVERDHGPELTAAVVRELVLYLRRDGDAAQISPFLRYRDHVQPAVHRVQDHLAQNLDAAPTLPELAALAHLSPRGLTRAFTASTGITPLAYQRRLRLERARTLLADTELTVEAIAARCGFRDARQLRRLVAEAFGASPSRLREQLRPTA, encoded by the coding sequence GTGAGCGATACGAGAAACGGGCGTGTGATCGTCCTGGTACTGCCCGAAGTGAACCTGCTGGATCTCGGCGGCCCGGTCCAGGTCTTCGACACCGCGGCCCAGCTGGGAGCCGGTTATCGGCTGGAATACGCCGCCGAGACGGAGAGCGTACGGTCGGCGCAGGGGCTGCGGCTGGCCGGCTTGTCACCGTTGCCGACGACACGGGCGGAGCGTGGGGACCTGGTCCTCGTCCCGGGGCCCCGGCTGACCGGATCCGACCGGCTGGTGCCTCCGGCCGCCGTGCGCTGGGTACGGGACGCCTTCGCCGCGGGCGCCCGGCTGGCGTCCGTGTGCACCGGCGCCGCCGTCCTGGGCGAGGCCGGCCTCCTGGACGGCCGCGCGTGCACCACCCACTGGTCGCTCACCGCGGCGATGCGCGAGCGGTATCCGGCTGCCCGCGTCCGCGAGGCGGCGCTCTACGTCCACGACGGCCGGATCAGTACCAGCGCGGGTGTCTCCTCGGGCATCGACCTCGCCCTCTCCCTTGTCGAACGCGACCACGGCCCGGAGCTGACCGCGGCGGTCGTCCGCGAGCTGGTGCTGTACCTGCGGCGGGACGGCGACGCCGCACAGATCAGCCCGTTCCTGCGCTACCGCGACCACGTCCAGCCCGCGGTCCACCGGGTACAGGATCATCTCGCCCAGAACCTGGACGCCGCCCCGACCCTGCCGGAACTCGCCGCGCTCGCCCACCTGTCCCCGCGCGGTCTGACCCGGGCCTTCACCGCGTCCACCGGGATCACCCCGCTCGCGTACCAGCGCCGGCTGCGCCTGGAGCGCGCCCGCACCCTGCTGGCCGACACCGAACTGACGGTGGAGGCGATCGCGGCCCGCTGCGGCTTCCGCGACGCGCGCCAGCTGCGCCGCCTGGTCGCCGAAGCCTTCGGCGCCTCGCCCTCCCGGCTGCGCGAACAGCTCCGGCCGACGGCCTGA
- a CDS encoding PadR family transcriptional regulator, with protein sequence MVAGNAREDAEARGVSQLRKGVLEYCVLALLRDRPRYGVELLEALADTPVMATSQGTLYPLLSRLRRSGLADTFLVESATGPPRKYYELTDQGRQALEEFSGHWPGFRNAVDRFLVPGAES encoded by the coding sequence ATGGTAGCTGGCAATGCAAGAGAAGACGCGGAGGCCCGCGGTGTGAGCCAGCTCCGCAAGGGCGTGCTGGAGTACTGCGTCCTGGCGTTGCTGCGCGACAGGCCGCGTTACGGGGTGGAGCTGCTGGAGGCTCTCGCGGATACACCGGTCATGGCGACCAGCCAGGGGACGTTGTATCCGCTGCTGTCCCGTCTGCGCAGAAGCGGCCTGGCGGACACGTTCCTGGTGGAGTCGGCCACCGGCCCGCCTCGCAAGTACTACGAACTGACCGACCAGGGCCGGCAGGCCCTGGAGGAGTTCTCCGGGCACTGGCCCGGTTTCCGTAATGCCGTTGACCGTTTCCTCGTTCCGGGAGCTGAATCATGA
- a CDS encoding HAAS signaling domain-containing protein has protein sequence MSDALTHPLVRTYLASVDREAAVLSGDRRGDLVTDLREHIESVLPRDADDAAVQQALDQLGTPREIAAAAIAEEPGVNPLQPESSARTKLTLVLMVVAAPLFEILGIGIVVAIIASVRIWRSPAWTRRDKHLGVLCAFSPFLVIPAAAALFVLTGGLGAAQLIGILLIAMVIPLVGAVRLGRSAAHLRPHAA, from the coding sequence ATGAGCGACGCCCTGACCCACCCGCTGGTTCGCACGTACCTGGCCTCGGTCGACAGGGAGGCGGCGGTGCTGTCCGGCGACCGGCGCGGTGACCTGGTGACAGACCTTCGCGAGCACATCGAGTCCGTACTGCCGCGGGATGCCGATGACGCGGCGGTCCAGCAGGCTCTGGACCAGCTCGGCACCCCCCGGGAGATCGCCGCCGCCGCGATCGCCGAAGAGCCCGGCGTCAATCCGCTTCAGCCGGAAAGCAGCGCGCGCACCAAGCTGACCCTGGTCCTGATGGTGGTGGCCGCCCCGCTCTTCGAGATCCTCGGCATCGGCATCGTCGTGGCCATCATCGCCTCCGTGCGGATCTGGCGCTCGCCGGCATGGACCAGGCGGGACAAGCACCTGGGCGTCCTCTGCGCCTTCTCACCCTTCCTGGTGATCCCCGCGGCTGCCGCGCTGTTCGTTCTCACCGGTGGCCTCGGTGCCGCGCAACTCATCGGCATACTCCTGATCGCCATGGTGATCCCGCTGGTCGGAGCCGTCCGACTGGGACGCAGCGCCGCCCACCTGCGCCCCCACGCGGCCTGA
- a CDS encoding ABC transporter ATP-binding protein, whose translation MTTPVIELREVSRRYDDGPPALHEASLTVRPGEAVAILGPSGSGKSTLLHLIAGLDRPDTGTVTVDGVRVDTLGEARAARYRRSRIGMVFQFFNLLDDLTVADNVVLPARLAGTPRREADRRAAGLLESLGIDRHAHAYPGRLSGGERQRVAVARALMNRPPLLLADEPTGALDTAAGREVSRLLAELNAEGQTIVVVTHDLALARSCTHRTVKIADGRITEDTRVGAAAAPGTAVRADDAPGTAVRAAATETGSTETAAPETGSTQAAR comes from the coding sequence ATGACCACGCCGGTGATCGAACTGCGCGAGGTGAGCCGCCGTTACGACGACGGCCCGCCCGCGCTGCACGAGGCGTCGCTGACCGTGCGGCCCGGCGAGGCCGTCGCGATCCTCGGCCCGTCCGGCAGCGGCAAGTCCACGCTGCTCCATCTGATCGCGGGCCTCGACCGGCCCGACACGGGGACCGTGACCGTGGACGGCGTACGGGTGGACACCCTGGGGGAGGCCCGGGCGGCGCGCTACCGCCGGTCGAGGATCGGCATGGTCTTCCAGTTCTTCAACCTGCTCGACGATCTGACCGTCGCCGACAACGTCGTCCTGCCCGCGCGGCTCGCCGGCACGCCCCGCCGCGAGGCCGACCGGCGCGCGGCGGGACTCCTGGAGAGCCTCGGCATCGACCGGCATGCCCATGCCTATCCGGGCCGCCTCTCCGGCGGCGAGCGGCAGCGCGTCGCGGTGGCCCGCGCCCTGATGAACCGGCCGCCGCTGCTCCTGGCCGACGAGCCGACGGGCGCACTCGACACGGCCGCCGGACGGGAGGTCAGCCGCTTGCTCGCCGAACTCAACGCCGAGGGCCAGACCATCGTCGTGGTCACCCACGATCTCGCCCTGGCCCGGTCCTGCACCCACCGTACGGTCAAGATCGCCGACGGGCGGATCACCGAGGACACCCGGGTGGGGGCGGCCGCCGCTCCGGGCACTGCGGTACGGGCCGACGACGCTCCGGGCACTGCCGTACGGGCCGCCGCTACGGAGACCGGATCCACGGAGACCGCCGCCCCGGAGACCGGCTCCACGCAGGCCGCCCGATGA